From Hermetia illucens chromosome 6, iHerIll2.2.curated.20191125, whole genome shotgun sequence, one genomic window encodes:
- the LOC119660489 gene encoding uncharacterized protein LOC119660489: MNRSSYYDSQYNSMQVKRRDKRKTLSFKRKSTTSSSRVSVASEISDPVDVQRRIHVYHNSETGALEGLPLSWVRAIESGYQDDQGVKCLYEVYPIDKTFHERMRIKNEQLKKHSISTYQKLKNWFRKKSQPEVLSFPTDFHHPVHVTRNPATGELEGLPQEWLKAMAE; encoded by the exons ATGAACCGCAGTTCGTACTATGACTCACAGTATAATTCGATGCAAG TGAAGAGACGGGACAAGCGGAAGACGTTGAGCTTCAAACGGAAGTCTACAACCTCCAGCTCGAGGGTGTCGGTTGCCTCCGAAATAAGTGATCCTGTCGATGTGCAACGCCGGATTCATGTCTACCATAATTCAGAGACGGGTGCATTAGAAGGACTGCCCTTATCGTGGGTGCGCGCTATCGAATCCGGTTATCAAGACGACCAAGGTGTGAAGTGTTTGTACGAGGTTTATCCAATTGATAAGACCTTCCACGAACGAATGCGCATAAAGAACGAACAATTGAAAAAACACTCAATCAGCACATATCAGAAGCTCAAGAACTGGTTCAGGAAAAAGTCGCAACCCGAGGTTCTGAGTTTTCCGACTGACTTTCACCACCCAGTGCATGTTACGAGAAACCCAGCGACAGGAGAGCTCGAAGGATTGCCACAGGAATGGCTGAAGGCAATGGCGGAGTGA